A window from Ignavibacteriota bacterium encodes these proteins:
- a CDS encoding histidine phosphatase family protein codes for MKLGLVRHFKVITNEKTFLTSQEFAEAMRKYDLAPVNKNGLKINSDDWQICYCSTLPRAITTAEEIFSGKIVKTDLIKEVPITPFTKMNTKLPSFIWHIGARISWYKSHKSQIEDINQTKKRINEFYNLIKKSGYENILIVSHGYFLHMFAQEMMKNGFKGNVDLNIKNAHLYLLED; via the coding sequence ATGAAACTTGGTCTTGTTCGTCACTTCAAAGTAATAACAAATGAGAAAACATTTCTTACTTCTCAAGAATTTGCAGAAGCTATGAGAAAATATGATTTGGCTCCGGTTAATAAAAATGGACTGAAAATAAATTCTGATGATTGGCAAATTTGTTATTGTAGTACTTTGCCAAGAGCAATTACAACAGCCGAGGAAATTTTTTCCGGAAAAATAGTAAAAACTGATTTAATAAAAGAAGTTCCAATTACTCCATTTACAAAAATGAATACTAAATTACCAAGTTTTATTTGGCATATTGGAGCAAGAATTTCTTGGTATAAATCGCACAAATCTCAAATTGAAGATATAAATCAAACAAAAAAAAGAATTAACGAATTTTATAATTTGATAAAAAAATCCGGTTACGAAAATATTTTAATAGTTTCACATGGATATTTTCTTCATATGTTTGCACAAGAAATGATGAAAAATGGATTTAAAGGAAATGTAGATTTGAATATCAAAAATGCTCATCTTTATTTGTTGGAAGATTAG
- a CDS encoding copper resistance protein NlpE N-terminal domain-containing protein → MKTLIIILIAVFAYGCSCCNKNVSNNFNKILSQSDNSKTSIDLIGKYVGVLPCADCEGIKTEIILSENLTYEMNQVYLSKDEKVFTSKGSFNWSDGGSIIILENQDPNLESNKFLVGENKIVKLDIGGNIIKGDLENNYILHKVDESITEKYWKLIELYGKKISFGENQKREAHIILKNDDNRVIGNSGCNSISGSYELLEGNRIKVSKVISTMMACENLKTETLFLQVLDKVDNYTIANDTLSLNKARMAPLAKFAVVYLK, encoded by the coding sequence ATGAAAACATTAATTATAATTTTAATTGCTGTTTTTGCTTATGGATGTTCATGTTGTAATAAAAATGTTTCAAATAATTTTAATAAAATACTTTCTCAATCAGATAACAGCAAAACTTCTATTGATTTGATTGGTAAATATGTCGGAGTGCTTCCTTGTGCAGATTGCGAAGGAATTAAAACGGAAATTATTTTATCAGAAAATTTAACTTACGAAATGAATCAAGTTTATTTGAGTAAAGATGAAAAAGTATTTACCAGCAAAGGTTCATTTAATTGGAGTGATGGCGGCAGTATAATTATTCTTGAAAATCAAGATCCGAATTTGGAAAGCAATAAATTTTTAGTAGGAGAAAATAAAATTGTAAAGTTGGATATTGGGGGAAATATAATTAAAGGTGATTTGGAAAATAATTATATTCTTCACAAAGTTGATGAAAGCATAACCGAAAAATATTGGAAACTTATTGAACTCTATGGAAAGAAAATTTCCTTTGGAGAAAATCAAAAAAGAGAAGCCCACATAATTTTAAAAAATGATGATAATCGTGTAATTGGTAATAGCGGCTGCAATTCAATTTCGGGAAGTTATGAACTGTTAGAAGGTAACAGAATTAAAGTTTCGAAAGTAATTTCTACAATGATGGCATGTGAAAATCTTAAAACCGAAACACTATTTTTACAAGTATTAGACAAAGTTGATAATTACACAATCGCAAATGATACTCTTTCATTAAACAAAGCACGAATGGCGCCGTTGGCAAAATTTGCCGTCGTGTATCTGAAGTGA
- a CDS encoding TonB-dependent receptor, which translates to MFLAIIFILNSFAFAQSITISGFIEDSKSGERLIGANVYEKNLQIGAATNNYGFFSLVLPQNQNYNIIISYIGYENSQLNLSTKKDTLLQIVLSPKSIETEEILVESEAIDEITKNTQMSNFNIPIKQITSIPALLGETDVLKALQLLPGVQSGNEGSSGLYVRGGSPEQNLILLDGTTVYNASHLFGFFSVFNSDAVKNVNLLKGGFPARFGGRLSSILEINMKEGNNKEFEGSATVGLISSKVTYEGPIYKDKTSFIFSARRTYIDVLAQPFMDDNEYGGYYFYDLNAKLNHIFSLNDRLFFSLYLGDDEFYAVSKSDFDYSNSSNDFSLGWGNITSVIRWNHIFSNNLFSNVTANFSRFRFYTDVESSSEYNNEKEIYRAEYLSGITDFGFAIDFDWVPNQNNNIKFGANLFHHKFNPGVFQYSISQNIDTSISASLLHNAIELRGYFEDDLEINSNLKINAGIHTSLFAVNNKNYFSFESRISLRYLIKDWSVKSSYTFMNQYVHLLTNSGIGLPTDLWVPTTDIVKPEKAHQAALGISRNIIDNEFEFTVETYYKKMNNLLEYKEGAEFFGLNSDWQSKITFGEGTTYGIELFLQKKKGNTTGWIGYTMAWSKREFDELNNGKEFPYKYDRRHDISLVLNHKISESFDASLTWVYGTGNAISLPLVQYYGNSSLFDQYYNYNYQQLEYFGEKNSFRMPAYHRLDLACRFMWGEENSSVLTVAVYNAYSQKNPFFYYFENDYMNNKNILKQVTLFPIIPSISYSFKF; encoded by the coding sequence ATATTTTTGGCAATTATATTTATACTAAATTCCTTTGCATTTGCTCAAAGCATTACAATTAGTGGATTTATTGAAGATTCAAAATCCGGCGAAAGATTAATTGGCGCAAATGTTTATGAGAAAAATCTACAAATTGGAGCCGCAACAAATAATTACGGATTCTTCAGTTTGGTTCTACCGCAAAATCAAAACTATAATATTATCATTTCATACATTGGTTATGAAAATTCTCAGCTAAATTTATCAACCAAAAAAGACACACTTTTACAAATTGTGCTTTCACCAAAATCTATTGAAACAGAAGAAATATTGGTTGAATCTGAAGCGATTGATGAAATTACAAAAAATACTCAAATGAGTAATTTTAATATTCCAATAAAACAAATAACTTCAATTCCCGCTTTACTTGGGGAAACAGATGTTTTAAAGGCATTACAATTATTACCCGGCGTACAATCCGGTAACGAAGGAAGCAGCGGTTTGTATGTGAGAGGCGGAAGTCCAGAACAAAATTTAATTTTGCTAGACGGAACGACAGTTTACAACGCAAGTCATTTATTCGGATTTTTTTCTGTATTTAATTCCGATGCGGTAAAAAATGTAAATTTATTAAAAGGAGGATTTCCGGCAAGATTTGGCGGGCGACTTTCATCAATTTTAGAAATTAATATGAAAGAAGGTAACAATAAAGAATTTGAAGGAAGCGCTACAGTCGGATTGATTTCATCAAAAGTAACTTACGAAGGACCGATTTACAAAGATAAAACTTCTTTTATTTTTTCTGCACGCAGAACTTATATAGACGTTTTAGCCCAGCCGTTTATGGATGATAACGAATACGGCGGATATTATTTTTATGATTTGAATGCAAAATTAAATCATATTTTTTCTTTGAACGATAGACTCTTTTTTAGTCTCTATTTAGGCGATGATGAATTTTATGCAGTTTCTAAAAGTGATTTTGATTACTCAAATTCTTCAAACGATTTTAGTTTGGGTTGGGGAAATATTACATCCGTAATTAGGTGGAATCATATTTTCTCAAATAATTTATTCAGCAATGTTACGGCAAATTTCAGCAGATTTAGATTTTACACGGATGTTGAAAGTTCTTCAGAATATAATAATGAAAAAGAAATTTATCGTGCGGAATATTTATCGGGAATTACAGATTTTGGTTTTGCAATTGATTTTGATTGGGTTCCCAACCAAAACAACAATATAAAATTTGGTGCAAATTTATTTCATCATAAATTTAATCCGGGAGTTTTTCAATACAGTATTTCGCAAAATATTGATACTTCAATTTCCGCCTCATTGCTTCATAATGCAATAGAATTAAGAGGATATTTTGAAGATGATTTGGAAATTAATTCTAATCTAAAAATTAATGCGGGAATTCACACTTCATTATTTGCAGTAAATAATAAAAATTATTTTTCTTTCGAGTCGCGAATTTCACTAAGATATTTAATTAAAGATTGGTCGGTTAAATCTTCCTACACATTTATGAATCAGTATGTTCATCTTCTAACAAATAGCGGAATTGGTTTGCCGACTGATTTGTGGGTTCCGACAACTGATATTGTTAAACCGGAAAAAGCACATCAAGCAGCATTGGGAATTTCCAGAAATATTATTGATAATGAATTTGAATTTACCGTTGAAACATATTATAAGAAAATGAACAATTTGCTTGAGTACAAAGAAGGCGCAGAATTTTTTGGACTAAATTCAGATTGGCAAAGCAAAATTACTTTTGGTGAAGGTACAACTTACGGCATTGAATTATTTCTTCAAAAGAAAAAGGGAAATACAACCGGCTGGATTGGTTACACGATGGCTTGGTCAAAAAGAGAATTTGATGAATTAAATAACGGAAAAGAGTTTCCTTATAAATACGATAGGCGACATGATATTTCTTTGGTTCTTAATCATAAAATATCCGAAAGTTTTGATGCATCTTTAACTTGGGTTTACGGAACGGGCAATGCAATTTCTCTTCCGCTTGTTCAATATTATGGCAACTCAAGTTTGTTTGATCAATATTACAATTATAATTATCAGCAATTGGAATATTTTGGAGAAAAAAATAGTTTCAGAATGCCAGCTTATCATCGTTTGGATTTAGCTTGCAGATTTATGTGGGGTGAAGAAAACAGCAGCGTGCTTACAGTTGCAGTCTACAATGCTTACTCGCAAAAAAATCCTTTCTTCTACTATTTTGAAAATGATTACATGAATAATAAAAATATTCTAAAACAAGTTACTTTGTTTCCAATTATTCCTTCAATCAGTTATAGTTTTAAATTTTAA
- a CDS encoding DUF4249 domain-containing protein, whose translation MKNFLKIFSIIFISISCESVVDVELPKQNPLIVVNSFFTPDSVFKVHVSKSLGILESFSVLNEYGYNEDKIPILENAKVEIWNGDNIVTNLNYSGNGFYIAQNTFPQINNNYKIVVSADGFKSVFAEDKIPNSILIKNVLLESNPLDEYLSQNEITIIFEDDGNTKNYYQLSLFAIENFSGEIYRTNLFFESNDILIGESDIFDENEKTFYGYAAYFDDAIISGKEYKLKISTYEISYYSEVYVILSSLSENLYKYIISVKEQDEADDNPFAEPVSIHNNVQNGLGIFGGYSSSVYRIK comes from the coding sequence ATGAAAAATTTTCTAAAAATATTTTCCATAATTTTTATATCAATCAGTTGCGAATCTGTTGTGGATGTTGAATTACCAAAACAAAATCCATTAATTGTTGTAAATAGCTTTTTTACTCCAGATAGTGTTTTTAAAGTTCACGTTTCAAAAAGTTTGGGAATTTTAGAAAGTTTTTCTGTGCTAAATGAATATGGATATAATGAAGATAAAATTCCAATTTTAGAAAATGCTAAAGTTGAAATTTGGAACGGAGATAATATTGTTACAAATCTAAATTACTCCGGGAACGGCTTCTACATTGCTCAAAACACATTTCCTCAAATAAATAATAATTATAAAATTGTTGTAAGTGCTGATGGATTTAAATCAGTTTTTGCAGAAGATAAAATCCCAAATAGTATTTTAATAAAAAATGTTTTATTGGAATCAAATCCTTTGGATGAATATCTTTCTCAGAATGAAATTACAATTATTTTTGAAGATGATGGAAATACAAAAAATTATTATCAATTATCATTATTCGCAATTGAAAATTTTTCCGGAGAAATTTATAGAACAAATTTATTCTTTGAAAGCAACGATATTCTAATTGGTGAAAGTGATATTTTTGATGAAAACGAAAAAACATTTTATGGTTACGCAGCATATTTTGATGATGCAATAATTTCCGGGAAAGAATATAAATTAAAAATATCAACTTACGAAATTAGTTATTACTCAGAAGTTTATGTTATACTTTCGTCACTAAGTGAAAATTTATATAAATATATTATTTCGGTAAAAGAACAAGATGAAGCGGATGATAATCCTTTTGCAGAACCGGTTTCAATTCATAATAATGTTCAAAATGGATTAGGAATTTTTGGCGGTTATAGTTCTTCGGTTTATCGAATAAAATAA
- a CDS encoding OmpA family protein has protein sequence MKTKFFASLILLNFMIYLNNLFAQDQNKLTSKFDFIPGEKIIFYDDFTSENIGDFPLQWNTNGSGEIVTSEKFEGKWFEITKTGYYVPEAKEAFTDNFTIEFDIVPLNSVQETATGIHFFFLSGDLSNPGYGSQPGNAGLRIGPDYDLINWNNWSEAREWQGDNGSVSFLFNSSEKYHISFWVQKQRVRMYVNEQKVLDLPLGLQDKYIYNIFRIETYSDETTPIISNFRIAAGLPDMRSKLITEGKLITYGILFDVNSDKIKSESIPTIKEIANILKDNSTIKVKIVGHTDSDGDENSNLELSKRRSESVKNELVNLFGIDAPRIETEGKGESLPIAQNDTNINKAKNRRVEFIKL, from the coding sequence ATGAAAACAAAATTCTTCGCATCATTAATTCTATTAAACTTTATGATTTATTTAAATAATTTATTCGCTCAAGATCAGAACAAATTAACAAGTAAATTTGATTTTATACCCGGAGAAAAAATTATTTTTTACGATGATTTCACTTCGGAAAATATTGGTGATTTTCCACTTCAATGGAATACAAACGGAAGTGGTGAAATTGTAACTTCCGAAAAATTTGAAGGAAAATGGTTTGAAATTACGAAAACCGGTTATTATGTTCCAGAAGCCAAAGAAGCTTTTACAGATAATTTTACAATCGAGTTCGATATTGTTCCGTTAAATTCTGTTCAAGAAACTGCTACGGGAATTCATTTCTTTTTTCTTTCCGGTGATTTAAGTAATCCCGGATATGGTTCTCAACCGGGAAATGCTGGTTTAAGAATTGGTCCGGATTATGATTTAATCAATTGGAATAATTGGTCTGAAGCCCGTGAATGGCAAGGCGATAATGGCTCAGTGTCTTTTTTGTTTAATTCTTCAGAAAAATATCATATTTCATTTTGGGTTCAAAAACAAAGAGTTAGAATGTATGTTAATGAACAAAAAGTTTTAGATCTTCCCCTCGGCTTACAAGATAAATATATTTATAATATTTTTAGAATTGAAACTTATTCTGATGAAACTACTCCAATAATTTCCAACTTTAGAATTGCCGCTGGTTTGCCGGATATGCGAAGTAAATTAATTACTGAAGGAAAACTTATAACTTATGGAATTTTATTTGATGTTAATTCGGATAAAATTAAGTCAGAATCAATCCCAACAATAAAAGAAATAGCAAATATTCTTAAAGATAATTCAACAATAAAAGTAAAAATTGTTGGACATACTGATTCTGATGGCGACGAGAATTCAAATTTGGAATTGTCAAAACGCAGAAGCGAATCGGTAAAAAATGAATTGGTTAATTTATTTGGTATTGATGCACCGAGAATTGAAACTGAAGGCAAAGGTGAGAGTTTGCCGATTGCACAAAATGATACAAACATTAACAAAGCTAAAAATCGAAGAGTTGAATTTATTAAACTATAA
- a CDS encoding DUF2200 domain-containing protein, producing MNKLNNHNERIAKMSFASVYPHYVTKIEKKGRTKAELHKVIEWLTGYDEKKLQSIIKEKVTFEKFFQNAKLNPNANLITGVICGYRLEEIENPLTQKVRYLDKLVDELAKGKKMEKILRAPLL from the coding sequence ATGAATAAATTAAATAATCATAATGAGCGAATTGCAAAAATGTCATTCGCTTCGGTTTATCCGCATTATGTAACAAAAATAGAAAAAAAAGGAAGAACTAAAGCCGAACTTCACAAAGTAATTGAATGGCTTACCGGTTATGATGAAAAGAAACTACAATCTATTATAAAAGAAAAAGTTACTTTCGAAAAATTTTTTCAAAATGCAAAATTAAATCCAAACGCTAATCTTATAACCGGAGTAATTTGCGGATATCGCTTGGAGGAAATTGAAAATCCTTTGACTCAAAAAGTAAGATATTTAGATAAACTTGTGGATGAATTAGCAAAAGGTAAAAAAATGGAAAAAATTTTACGGGCTCCTTTACTTTAA
- a CDS encoding polysaccharide deacetylase family protein: protein MKTLIINLFFFIVTQILTAQSKNICFTIDDLPVVSYGINDTTFQQNLMNGIIQSLKKHNIPAIGFVNEMKLYRNDSLYKFQISLLENWIDNNLELGNHTFSHPDYNKTNLKEFSENIIKGEILTKQILGKRNKSIKYFRHPFLHIGNTKEKFDSLNNFLESKNYITAPVTIDNEDYLFALAYKRAKVKNDTILAKQIGKDYIDYMERKLHYFENQSQKLFGKNINHILLMHASWLNSDFIDSLAIMFKKNNYNFISLDETLKDDLYKTPITKFGNWGISWLDIWALSQNKKGDFLQDDPQSPEYIKKLAE, encoded by the coding sequence ATGAAAACTCTTATTATAAATTTGTTCTTTTTTATTGTAACACAAATTTTAACTGCTCAATCCAAGAATATTTGTTTCACAATCGATGATTTGCCCGTTGTATCTTACGGAATTAATGATACAACATTTCAACAAAATTTAATGAATGGAATTATTCAATCTTTAAAGAAGCATAATATTCCGGCAATTGGTTTTGTTAACGAAATGAAATTATATAGAAATGATTCTCTTTATAAATTTCAAATTTCACTTTTGGAAAATTGGATTGATAATAATTTAGAACTTGGCAATCATACTTTTTCTCATCCAGATTACAACAAAACTAATCTTAAAGAATTTTCAGAGAATATTATAAAAGGTGAAATTCTAACAAAACAAATTCTTGGTAAAAGAAATAAATCAATAAAGTATTTTCGACATCCTTTTCTTCATATTGGCAACACAAAAGAAAAGTTTGATTCACTAAACAATTTTTTAGAAAGTAAAAATTATATAACCGCTCCCGTTACAATTGATAACGAAGATTATTTATTTGCTCTTGCTTACAAAAGAGCAAAGGTTAAAAATGATACAATTCTCGCAAAACAAATCGGGAAAGATTATATAGATTATATGGAAAGAAAACTTCATTATTTTGAAAACCAATCGCAAAAATTATTTGGGAAAAATATAAATCATATTTTACTTATGCACGCAAGTTGGCTTAACTCGGATTTTATTGACTCTCTCGCAATTATGTTTAAAAAAAATAATTACAACTTTATTAGTTTAGATGAAACTTTGAAAGATGATTTATACAAAACTCCAATCACAAAATTTGGGAATTGGGGAATTTCTTGGTTGGATATTTGGGCTTTATCACAAAACAAAAAAGGTGATTTTCTCCAAGATGATCCACAGTCTCCAGAATACATTAAAAAGTTAGCTGAATAA
- a CDS encoding exo-alpha-sialidase — MKLIFCFITVFFIINKISIYSQLTDNNLENSEFISLFSSKENQNISCYRIPAITTAINGDLIVAIDERVESCDDLKSNNDINIVIRKSEDNGTTWTDIERIVDYPFGQSASDPSFIVDKITGEIFLFFNYMNLKRERDIYYLKYISSIDNGKTWSSPIDISQLIIKPENRKDFQFITSGNGIQTSAGKILHTLVNLNKGLFIFGSNDHGKNWYFIDNPINPADESKIIELDDKSWVVNSRVNKLGYRYIHVSNDEGKTWKSNIDSTLIDPGCNASLINYKFGENNILLFSNAKSKNERNNMSISISYDEGKTWTLEKLIYSGSSAYSSMTILENGNVGLFFEKDDYTENVFVKLDINSILDFKKCEIVK, encoded by the coding sequence ATGAAACTAATTTTTTGTTTCATAACTGTGTTTTTTATCATAAACAAAATTTCAATTTATTCCCAATTGACTGATAACAATTTAGAAAATAGTGAATTTATTTCTTTATTCAGCAGCAAAGAGAATCAAAATATTTCTTGTTACAGAATTCCCGCCATTACAACTGCAATAAACGGAGATTTAATTGTAGCTATTGATGAACGTGTTGAATCTTGTGATGATTTAAAATCTAACAACGATATAAATATTGTTATTAGAAAAAGTGAAGATAACGGAACAACTTGGACGGATATTGAAAGAATTGTAGATTATCCTTTCGGACAATCTGCATCGGATCCATCATTTATTGTTGATAAAATTACCGGCGAAATATTTTTATTTTTCAATTATATGAACTTAAAAAGGGAGAGAGATATTTATTATTTGAAATATATTTCAAGTATTGATAACGGGAAAACTTGGAGTTCACCCATTGATATTTCTCAACTAATTATTAAACCGGAAAATAGGAAAGATTTTCAATTTATTACTTCGGGTAATGGAATTCAAACTTCGGCTGGAAAAATTCTTCACACTTTGGTTAATCTAAATAAAGGACTTTTTATTTTCGGAAGTAATGATCATGGAAAAAATTGGTACTTTATTGATAATCCAATTAATCCAGCAGATGAATCAAAAATTATTGAATTGGATGACAAAAGTTGGGTGGTTAACAGTCGTGTTAATAAATTGGGTTATAGATATATTCACGTTTCAAATGATGAAGGCAAAACTTGGAAGTCCAATATTGATAGTACTTTAATCGATCCCGGATGTAATGCAAGTTTGATAAATTATAAATTTGGTGAAAATAATATTTTGTTATTCTCAAATGCCAAATCCAAAAATGAAAGAAATAATATGTCAATTTCAATAAGTTATGATGAAGGAAAAACTTGGACTTTAGAAAAATTAATTTATTCCGGAAGTTCGGCTTATTCTTCTATGACAATTTTAGAAAATGGTAATGTTGGATTATTTTTTGAAAAAGATGATTATACAGAAAATGTTTTTGTAAAACTTGATATAAATTCTATACTTGATTTTAAAAAGTGTGAAATTGTTAAATAA
- a CDS encoding glycoside hydrolase family 32 protein yields the protein MKIKIILVLFFQITILFAQTEKLENYYKEKYRPQFHFTPESKWMNDPNGLVYFNGKYHLFYQYYPYDIVWGPMHWGHAESKDLLHWKHLPIALYPDSLGNIFSGSAIIDKNNSAGFGKNAMIAIFTYHNDSLWVKGFKNTESQGIAYSLDEGNTWEKYTGNPVLNNSGEQDFRDPKVFWNDEINMWNMVLAVGDRIKIFSSANLINWKFESDFIPGNDEQNLGVWECPDLFKMKVDDEEKWILIVNHGNGAPNGGSGTRYFVGNFDGKTFQNSQKSIWLDYGTDFYAGVTFSNVPENKNILIAWMSNWQYATKTPTEVWRSAMTLPRELKLNRQNNLYYLSQKIVEQFSSITNNISFEENIKLPFIQENIDLSQIEISFKNNSQNLVIELSNNLNEFVKIELSKNQLIIDRSKSGKIDFNENFANKIQTMPLNDEINLFQIILDKSSVEILLNNGKYSMTNLFFPNEEFSKLKIYSENSEQINNFRINKINRVWN from the coding sequence ATGAAAATTAAAATTATTCTAGTTTTGTTTTTTCAGATAACTATTCTATTTGCACAAACAGAAAAATTAGAAAATTACTATAAAGAAAAATATCGACCGCAATTTCATTTCACACCCGAATCTAAATGGATGAATGACCCAAATGGTTTAGTTTACTTCAACGGAAAATATCATTTGTTTTATCAATATTATCCTTATGATATTGTTTGGGGACCAATGCATTGGGGTCATGCAGAAAGTAAAGATTTACTTCATTGGAAACATTTACCAATTGCGCTTTATCCAGATAGCTTAGGAAATATTTTTTCCGGAAGTGCTATAATTGATAAAAATAATTCTGCCGGATTTGGTAAAAATGCAATGATTGCAATTTTCACTTATCACAATGATTCGCTTTGGGTAAAAGGATTTAAGAATACAGAAAGTCAAGGAATTGCATATAGTTTAGATGAAGGAAATACTTGGGAAAAATATACTGGTAATCCGGTTTTGAATAATTCCGGTGAACAAGATTTTCGTGATCCAAAAGTATTTTGGAATGATGAAATAAATATGTGGAATATGGTTTTAGCAGTTGGTGATAGAATAAAAATATTTTCTTCGGCAAATTTAATTAACTGGAAATTTGAAAGTGATTTTATACCGGGAAATGATGAACAAAATTTAGGTGTTTGGGAATGTCCCGATTTGTTTAAAATGAAAGTTGATGACGAAGAAAAATGGATTTTGATTGTGAATCATGGAAATGGTGCGCCAAACGGTGGTTCCGGCACAAGATATTTTGTTGGAAATTTTGATGGAAAAACTTTTCAGAATTCACAAAAATCAATTTGGTTGGATTATGGAACAGATTTTTACGCTGGTGTAACATTTTCAAATGTTCCCGAGAATAAAAATATTTTAATTGCGTGGATGAGCAATTGGCAATATGCAACTAAAACTCCAACAGAAGTATGGCGAAGTGCAATGACGCTTCCGCGTGAATTGAAATTGAATAGACAAAATAATTTATATTATCTTTCACAAAAAATTGTTGAACAATTTTCATCAATCACAAATAATATTTCGTTTGAGGAAAATATTAAACTCCCTTTCATTCAAGAAAATATTGATCTTTCACAAATTGAAATTTCATTTAAAAATAATTCACAGAATTTAGTGATTGAATTATCAAATAATTTAAATGAATTTGTAAAAATAGAGTTAAGCAAAAATCAATTAATAATTGATAGAAGCAAATCCGGCAAAATTGATTTCAATGAAAACTTTGCAAATAAAATTCAAACAATGCCATTGAATGATGAGATAAATTTGTTCCAAATAATTTTAGATAAAAGTTCTGTTGAAATTTTATTGAACAATGGAAAATATTCTATGACAAATTTATTCTTTCCGAATGAAGAATTTTCGAAATTGAAAATTTACAGTGAAAATTCAGAACAAATTAATAATTTTAGAATCAATAAAATCAATAGAGTTTGGAATTAA
- a CDS encoding DUF21 domain-containing protein produces the protein MTLLLIYLFIALFTSFLCSIMEAVLLSTPISYLRSKVDNDEVNSKKMIKFKEDIDKPLSAILSLNTAAHTVGAAGVGAQATIVFGNEYFGIVSAILTILILVITEIIPKTLGANYNKQLLNITPIIISIMIFITYPLVVISSTLTKLLSRNKNELTISREEISALAKIGTKEGIFVEKENIILQNLIKLKHIRISEIMTPRIVVVVANEEMTLQEFLKDKDFLHFSRIPIYSKTHDNISGYVFRETVFEKLAEDQFDLKLKDIKREILTFTSFTSLFEAWEKLLENKEHISLVIDEYGGMNGVVSLEDIIETLLGFEIVDEKDKVEDMQKFAMERWKSRQKKYQYLKNNFDE, from the coding sequence ATGACATTACTTTTAATATATCTATTTATTGCACTTTTTACATCATTTTTGTGTTCGATTATGGAAGCAGTTTTACTTTCTACACCAATATCATATTTAAGATCAAAAGTTGATAATGATGAAGTAAATTCAAAAAAAATGATAAAATTTAAAGAGGATATTGATAAACCTCTTTCTGCAATTCTTTCATTAAACACTGCTGCACATACTGTTGGCGCTGCAGGTGTTGGTGCACAAGCAACAATTGTTTTTGGCAACGAGTATTTCGGAATTGTTTCTGCAATCTTGACTATTCTTATTTTAGTCATTACCGAGATAATTCCCAAAACACTTGGAGCTAATTACAATAAGCAGCTTCTCAATATTACCCCAATTATTATATCCATAATGATTTTTATTACATATCCACTTGTTGTAATTTCTTCAACTTTAACAAAATTGCTTTCGCGTAATAAGAATGAATTAACAATAAGCAGAGAGGAAATTTCTGCATTAGCAAAAATTGGTACAAAAGAAGGAATTTTTGTTGAAAAAGAAAATATTATTTTGCAAAATCTTATAAAATTAAAACATATAAGAATTTCTGAAATTATGACGCCTCGTATTGTAGTTGTAGTTGCAAACGAAGAAATGACTTTACAAGAATTTCTTAAGGATAAGGATTTTCTTCACTTTTCGAGAATTCCTATTTATTCAAAAACTCATGATAATATTTCAGGTTATGTTTTTAGAGAAACTGTTTTTGAAAAATTAGCTGAAGATCAATTTGATTTAAAATTAAAAGATATAAAACGTGAAATTCTTACTTTTACCTCATTTACATCATTATTTGAGGCTTGGGAAAAATTACTTGAAAATAAAGAACACATTTCGCTTGTTATTGATGAATATGGCGGAATGAATGGAGTAGTATCATTAGAAGATATTATCGAAACTCTTCTGGGTTTTGAAATTGTTGATGAAAAAGATAAAGTTGAAGATATGCAGAAATTTGCAATGGAAAGATGGAAAAGCCGACAAAAAAAATATCAATATTTGAAAAATAATTTTGATGAATAA